A stretch of Arvicanthis niloticus isolate mArvNil1 unplaced genomic scaffold, mArvNil1.pat.X pat_scaffold_1508_arrow_ctg1, whole genome shotgun sequence DNA encodes these proteins:
- the Defb136 gene encoding defensin beta 136, translating into MNLHLSCLLFFLMTSLPAGRCVFGNTGVSFRTCTAVNGTCFFGCKLGWVWVAYCNNIMSCCKKDTLYSLPQTKGI; encoded by the exons ATGAATCTGCATCTTTCATGCTTACTGTTCTTCCTGATGACCTCATTACCTGCAG GTCGCTGTGTTTTTGGGAATACTGGTGTATCCTTTCGAACGTGTACTGCAGTCAATGGCACTTGTTTCTTTGGTTGTAAATTAGGATGGGTATGGGTTGCCTATTGTAACAACATAATGTCCTGTTGTAAAAAGGATACCTTGTATTCACTTCCTCAAACCAAAGGTATATGA